GGCTACATTTGCAGAATATAAAGCGAATCGTAAACCTATGCCGGAAGATCTTCGCCCTCAGTTGAATGAGATCATGGAGACCTTAAAGGTTCTAGGTTTTAGGATACTTAAGATAGATAAACACGAGGCAGATGATATTATAGGTACTCTTGCCGAAAATTATAAATCTTCCGCAAAAGAGATACTGATCTTCTCCGGAGACAAGGACTTATATCAATTATTAGAAAAAAAGAATATTAAAATGCTTCGGGGGAAAAAGGGAGTCACTGAATTTGTGGAAATCGACTCTTCCTGGGTAAAAGAAGAACTAGGTGTCGATGTAAAACAGATCCCTGACTATATGGGGATCGTTGGAGATACTTCTGATAATATTCCTGGAGTTAAGGGAATCGGGGAGAAGGGAGCTACTAAACTGATCCAAGAATATAAAAACCTGGAAGGGATTTATAAAAATATAGAAAAGATCAAAAACCCCGGATTGAAGAACAAACTTATAGAGCATAAAGATAACGCATTCATGTCCAGGGCATTGGCTACTATCAAAAGAGATCTGGATCTGGGAATTAAGGATGACGATCTAAAACTTCCTGATTATGCGTCGGATGAAGGGATAAAATATCTCAAAAACCAAGGATACAATGTTTTATCTCGCGACCTAGCTAAATCTGTAGGAAAAGAACCGCCAAAAGACGAGCCGGAAGAAGGACCGGCAGGTTCTGCAAAAGCTTCTACGGCAAAAAAAGGGATTTATAAACGAGTAGAAAGCATTGAGGAATTAACCAAACTCGCAAGAGCATGGAAAAAATCTCCTATCCTTTCCGTGGACACGGAGACGACTTCTCAATACGCTTTTGATGCGGAACTTTTGGGAATCTCTTTGTGTAACCAGGAAGGGACAGGTTTTTATATTCCAGTTTCTCATACGCAAGAAGGCTTATTCACCAATAAGGACCAACTTCTTCCTTTGGATCAAGTCCGTGAAATATTAGGACCTATATTAGAAGATCCAAGTATACCTAAAGTAGGCCAGAACATTAAATATGATCTGATCGTTCTGCAAAATCACGGATTCGAATTAGTGAATATCGTTTTTGATACGATGATCGTGGCCTATATTCTGGCCCCGGAAAGCCGCAGATTTAATATGGACGATCTTGCAGAAGATCTTCTGAATTATAAAACGATCACTTATGCGGAGCTCGTAGGAACAGGTAAGAACAAAAAGAATCTTTGGGAAGTGGACCTGGATAAGGTGGCAGAATACGCTGCAGAAGATGCGGATATCACTTTAAGATTATATAATGTTCTTCGTAAGTCTCTTAAACAATCCGGCTTGGAGAGCGTATTTAAAGAAATAGATCTACCTTTGATCCCTGTTTTGACCCAAATGGAGAAGGCTGGGATTGCTGTAGACGCAAAATATTTTGCGGAACTCTCAAAAGACTTCCAAAGGGAAGTAAAAGATCTGGAAAAAGGGATCTATCGAGCAGCAGGAAAAGAATTCAATATTGCTTCTACCAAAGAGCTGCAAAAAATATTGTTCGATGAGTTGCAGCTTAGAGTAGTCAAGAAGACACAGACCGGTTATTCTACAGACCATGAAGTTTTGGAAGAATTGCTGGGAGAACATCCAATCATCGAAAAACTTTTGGATTATAGAAAATATACAAAGTTGATTTCCACTTATGTGGATACTCTTCCTAGTATGGCTTCTCCTAAAGACGGAAGAATTCACACCAGCTATAACATGACGATTGCCGCAACGGGAAGACTTTCGTCGACGGATCCAAACTTACAAAATATTCCGATCCGAGAAAAAGAAGGGAGATTGATCCGAAAAGGTTTTATTTCCGGTCATAAGGATTTTGAGGTCTTAAGTTTGGACTATTCCCAGATAGAACTCCGGATCATGGCGCATATTTCCAAAGATCCTGCCATGATGGATGCCTACAAAAAA
This Leptospira hartskeerlii DNA region includes the following protein-coding sequences:
- the polA gene encoding DNA polymerase I, producing MKKLLIVDGHAFAFRAYYAFAASNLKNSKTGQPSGAVFGFFRMLFKLFEDYAPTHVAMTFDPGGPLERGATFAEYKANRKPMPEDLRPQLNEIMETLKVLGFRILKIDKHEADDIIGTLAENYKSSAKEILIFSGDKDLYQLLEKKNIKMLRGKKGVTEFVEIDSSWVKEELGVDVKQIPDYMGIVGDTSDNIPGVKGIGEKGATKLIQEYKNLEGIYKNIEKIKNPGLKNKLIEHKDNAFMSRALATIKRDLDLGIKDDDLKLPDYASDEGIKYLKNQGYNVLSRDLAKSVGKEPPKDEPEEGPAGSAKASTAKKGIYKRVESIEELTKLARAWKKSPILSVDTETTSQYAFDAELLGISLCNQEGTGFYIPVSHTQEGLFTNKDQLLPLDQVREILGPILEDPSIPKVGQNIKYDLIVLQNHGFELVNIVFDTMIVAYILAPESRRFNMDDLAEDLLNYKTITYAELVGTGKNKKNLWEVDLDKVAEYAAEDADITLRLYNVLRKSLKQSGLESVFKEIDLPLIPVLTQMEKAGIAVDAKYFAELSKDFQREVKDLEKGIYRAAGKEFNIASTKELQKILFDELQLRVVKKTQTGYSTDHEVLEELLGEHPIIEKLLDYRKYTKLISTYVDTLPSMASPKDGRIHTSYNMTIAATGRLSSTDPNLQNIPIREKEGRLIRKGFISGHKDFEVLSLDYSQIELRIMAHISKDPAMMDAYKKGIDIHKRTAAAIYGVSEDKVTPEMRDKAKVVNFSVIYGVTPYGLSRNLRISREEAKSFIDRYLTQYPGVQKYMDDTIAFCEEKGYVETMKGRRRPVPDITSTHRQAKEGAKRVAINTPIQGTCADMIKIAMIQIQDEIEKRKWKSKLLLQVHDELVFEVYRSEKEEFLKVCKRLMENALPLDVPIKVEGKFGQNWDEAH